One Ilumatobacter fluminis genomic window, GTGCTCGACGATGTCGTCGCCTCGGCTGCGACGTACTACCAGCTCGACGGTTCGTACACCTCGATGCCGTGGAACACGTCGTCGGCGATCATGTTCCTGAACCGCACCCTGCTCGACGCCGCCGGTGTCGAGGGCACACCCGCCACGTGGCAGGAGCTCGAGGCGGCGTGCGAGGCGTTCATGGCGTCCGACGCGGCGACCGACTCGTGCGTCACCTGGCCGAACCACAGCTGGTTCGTGGAGCAGGACATCGCCCTCCAGGGTGAGCTGCTCGCCAACAACGACAACGGTCGCTCGGGTCGCGCCGACGAGGTCTTCATCGACTCCGACGCGATGGTCGACTACGTCACGTGGTGGAAGGGCATGGCCGACCAGGGCTACTACACCTACACCGGCACCCAGCGCGACTGGGGCGGCACGTACGACCTGTTCGCCGCCCAGAACGTCCCGTTCCTGCTCTACTCCTCGTCCGACACGACGGCGCTCACCGACGAAGGCGCCAACGGCGGCTTCGAGGTCGAGGCGGCGTTCCTGCCCCGCAACGGTGAGGCCACCGGCGGCGGCGCCCTCATCGGCGGCGCCACCAACTGGGTCATCAACGGTCTCGACGAGACCACCCAGGACGGCGCCATCGCATGGGTGAACTTCCTCTCGAACCCGGAGAACGCTGCGTCGTGGCACCAGACCACGGGCTACATCCCGATCACCGAGACCGCCGTGTCGAACCTCGAAGCCGAGGGCTACTTCGACGAGAACCCGAACCAGCGGATCGCCAGCGAGCAGCTCGCCGCCTCGCCCGACACGCCGGCCACCACCGGCGCCCTGGTCGGCAACTTCGTCGCCATCCGTGACGTGATCACCGAGTCGATCGAGTCGGTCCTCGTCAACGGTGACGACCCGGCCGAGGCGATGGCTGCTGCTCAGGAGGACGCCCAGGCGCTCCTCGACGAGTACAACCTGCTCTTCGCCGACGGCTGATCAGCCACGTCCGACCGACCGCTGATCGGGGAGCGACCTGCTTCCCGATCAGCGGTCGATCTCGTCCCACCCGACCTCGACCGAGTTCCTTCGCATGCCGCTGCCCGCCCTCTTCGCCATCCTCGTCGCTGCGCTCGTCGGCGCCGCCGTCGTCGCGCGCAGCGGCACCCGCTCGCTGCCACTCCGAGCACTGGCGGGCGCACTCGGCGGCGGGCTCGGAGCGCTGGCCGTCAGCGCACCGATCGACTTCTGCACCTTCTCCGACGAGTACGAGACGAAGGATTACGTCTTCGGTCTCGTCCTCATGGCTGCCGGTGCTGCGGCCGGCATCGCCGCCGCCCGCGCCGCCATGGCGCCCGAGCGCAAGCCCGACACCAATGCGACGAGCCACAGCGTGTGGCGCAACTGGTGGATGCCGTGGCTGCTCCTCTCACCCACGCTCGCGGTCCTCGTCGTCTTCCTGTACTGGCCGGCGATCGAGACCATCCGCTACTCGACGAAGCTGGCCCGTCTGTCGAACCCGAAACAGGTCGACCGCTGCGTCTACAACTTCACCGAGCTGATCGGTCCGTCCCGGCCGTGGCTCGCACTCGTGCTCGCCGGCCTCGGCATGGTCGGCATCGCCGCCGGGGTGCTCCTCGACCGGCAGGGCAGGCGGGTCGCCCGCAGCGCCCGCACGATCGTGTCGGCAGTCAGCGCCATCTCGCTCTTCGCCGCCCTGGCGTTCATCTTCACCGACGACTACCGGCAGGTGTACGTCGTGACGATGATCATCTCGGTCGGGACCGTGGTCGGCGGCTTGGTCATCTCGCTCGGGATCGCCTTCATCGCCTACCAGCCGATCCGCGGCGCCTCGGTGTACCGAACTCTGCTGATCTGGCCGTACGCGATCAGCCCGCCGATCGCCGGTCTGTTGTTCTTCGTCATCTTCGACGCGAACACCGGCATCATCGACCACTGGACGACGACCCTGCTCGACACGGGACTCGCCGACTACCGCACGACGCCGGTGCTCGCCCAGCTCGTGGTGATCATAGCGAGCATCTGGAAGACGCTCGGCTACAACCTGCTGTTCTACGTCGCCGGGCTGCAGACCATCCCGCCCGACCAGGTCGAGGCGGCGATGATCGACGGGGCGAGTGCCTGGCAACGGTTCCGCTATGTCGTGATCCCGGCGCTGTCGCCGATCACGTTCTTCCTGATCGTCACCAACCTCACGTACGCCTTCTTCGAGACGTACGGCACCATCGACTACCTCACCAAGGGCGGGCCTGCCGGCGCGACGAATGTCGCGATGTACGAGATCATCCAGGTGTTCAACACCGGCGGTGACCTCGGTCGCGGGTCGGCGCAGTCGATGATCCTCTTCGCCGGCGTCGTCGGGTTGACGATGTGGCAGTTCCGATCGACAGGACGACGAGTCACCTATGGCTGAGACCGCCCCCACCGCCTCGACGACCGGCCCGACGCACGGTGGCACCGCCTCGGCGTTCGTCGCGCCGTCACCCCGCCGTCGCCGCAAGGGTGCCCCGGGGCAGCAACCGCACTGGTACACGCACGCGATCCTGATCGTGATCGTGCTGATCGTCGGGTTCCCGCTGGCGTACGCCATGTTGGTGTCGACCCAGACCAACCAGGAGTACTTCGCCCACCAGCTCACGCCGGGCAGCGCGCTGCGCGACAACTTCGACACCGTGTGGAACCAGCGCGACATCGGGCTCTACATGCGGACCTCGCTGATCCAGTCGGTGATCATCGCCGCCGGCAAGTCGATCACCGCCGTGCTCGCCGGCATGGCCTTCGTCTACTTCAACTTCAACCTGAAAGGCCCGGTCTTCTGGTTCGTGCTCGTCACCTTGATGATGCCGACCGAGATCTCGATCCTGGCGCTGTTCGAGATCGTGTCGGGCTTCGGCTGGACGAACTCGATGCTGGCGATCACCGTGCCGTTCCTGGCGTCGGCCACCGGTGCGTTCCTGTTCCGGCAGCACTTCCTGTCGATCCCGGCCGAACTGTCGGAGGCGGCGCGGATCGACGGTGCCGGGCCGATCCGGTTCCTGTGGGCGATCCTGCTGCCGCTGTCGTGGAACGTGTTCGGCGCGCTGGCCGTGATCCAGTTCCTCTACTCGTGGAACATGTATCTGTGGCCGAGCCTGATCATCCGCGACGACGACGCGCAGACGGTGCAGATCGGTCTCGGTGCGCTCCAGAACGTGGGTGGCGGCCTGTCGTACGGGCCGCTGATGCTCGGTGCCGTACTCGCCTCGATCCCGCCGACGATCGTGTTCATCCTCCTCCAGAAGACGTTCCTGAAGGGCTTCGCGATCACCGCCGGCAAGTGACGTAGTTGGCCGAAGCGTACATTCGCTTCGGTGCTGCCCCCGTCGGGGGACGTCGGGGGTCGAACGTCGATGGAAGCCGGTTCCACCTGCGAGTTCGAGCACGCAAGTCGTGCCGACCGGCCGAGCCGCGTGCGGGCGGATCAGGAGATGAGGAAGTTCCCGATCCCTGGTCCACTCGACAACGGTTCGTCTCCGCTGCGGTCCTTGAGGTCGACGCCGGTGCGCCCGAGGTGTCTTGCTCCGACGAGCAGGTGGAGCAGTCGTTCAGCGGCCGTTCCAAAATCGAGCCCGCCGGGACGGATGTTCGAGATGCAGTTACGGTTCGCATCGGAGAGACCGACGCGCGGTCCCCACGTCAGGTAGATCCCGAGGCTGTCGGGCGAACTCAATCCGGGGCGTTCGCCGATCAGCACCACCACGGCTCGCGCATCGAGCAGCGCTCCGACCTCGTCGCCGATGGCGACACGGCCTTGCTCGACGATGCAGACCGGCGCCAGTGTCCAAGAACCGTGAGCGTTCGGGTCGGAGCCGGCGTCGGCGAGCAGCCCGACGAGCGCGTCGACCATCGGCGCCGCATGCTGCTGAACGGCGAGCGACGACAGGCCGTCGACGACGACGATCGCGAGGGAAGCGGCTGGCGCGCCGATCGCCATGAGCGCGTCTCGTGATGCGGCGTCGAGGCGCCGCCCGAGGTCGGGACGCTGGAGATACGACGTGCGGTCGACGGCCATGCTGTGTAGGCGTCGGATCGGGCGGTTCACCGTTGGTTCGATGCCGGCGAGTCGATCGACGAGGGCGTCGGCGTCGAGCGGCAGATGCACCGCGTCCTTTGCTCGTGCGTGGGCCAGCTGGAATTCGAGCGTTCGGTTCGTGGGCAGGCTCACACCGGCCCGTCCGAGCCCGATGCGCGCGTCCGTGAACCGGTCGAGACGTCGCCACGGGTCGTTCGTGACGATGGCCGGCCGGTCCGCCGGTTCGAGCCGGTCCCGGTCGTCGTCGGGGGCGCTCATCGGTCCGACCCGGTCGCCTGCCGGAGTGAGCGGGCGAACCGGTCGCTCATCGTCGTCGAGAGTACGGGCCGCTCGACGTCGGCGAAGACGTTCATCGCCTCCAGCCAGGCGGCGAACTCGGGCGCCGGTGCGAGCCCCAGCACGCGCCGGGCGTACAGAGCGTCGTGGAACGACGTGGTCTGGTAGTTGAGCATGATGTCGTCGGATCCTGGGATCCCCATGATGAAGTTGCAGCCGGCGACGCCGAGCAAGGTCAGCAGGTTGTCCATGTCGTTCTGGTCGGCTTCGGCGTGATTCGTGTAGCAGATGTCGCACCCCATCGGCAGGCCGAGCAACTTGCCGCAGAAGTGGTCTTCGAGGCCTGCCCGAATGATCTCCTTCCCGTCGAAAAGGTATTCGGGGCCGATGAAGCCGACGACGGTGTTGACCAGGAGCGGGTCGAACTTCCGGGCAACGGCGTAGGCACGCACCTCGCAGGTCTGTTGATCGAGACCGTGGTGGGCGCCGGCGGAGAGAGCGCTGCCTTGTCCGGTCTCGAAGTACATGACGTTGTTCCCGACGGTGCCTCGCCCCAGCGACCGCGCTGCATCATGTGCCTCGGCCAACAGGTCGAGTGACACGCCGAAGCCCGTGTTGGCAGCTTGCGTACCGGCGATCGATTGGAACACGAGGTCGACGGGCGCTCCGCGCTCGATGCACTCGAGTGTGGTGGTGACGTGGGCGAGGACGCATGACTGCGTGGGAATCTCGTACTCACTGATCACGTCGTCCATCAGTTGCAGCAACTTCATGCTCTGGGTGACGTTGTCGGTGGCCGGGTTGATGCCGATCACAGCGTCGCCGCTCCCGTACAGCAGGCCGTCGAGAATGCTCGCTGCGACACCGGTCACGTCGTCCGTCGGGTGGTTGGGCTGGAGCCGGGTGGAGAGGCGGCCGTTCAACCCGATCGTGTTCCGGAACGAGGTGACCACCTCGCATTTGTGTGCAGCCAGGATCAGATCCTGGTTGCGCATCAGCTTGCTGACGGCGGCAGCCATCTCGGGGGTGACGCCGGTACGGACCCGGGCTAGCGCGTCCGGCGTGGCCAGATCGCTCAACAGCCAGTTGCGGAAGTCGCCGACGGAGAAGTGGGCGATCGGCTCGAACGCAATCGGGTCGTGGTCGTCGACGATGAGGCGTGTGATCTCGTCGTGCTCGTACGGCACGAGCATGTCTTCGAGGAAGGTGGCCAACGGGACGTCGGCCAGGCACAGCTGCGCGGCGACGCGCTCCTCGGCCGTGTCGGCGGCGACGCCGGCGAGCCGGTCGCCGGACCGCGCCGGGGTCGCTTTGGCCATCAGTTCGGCGAGCGATGCGAAGTGGTGACTCCGTCTGCCCAGCGTGGAGCGGTATGCCCGACTCATTTCGTTGCCTCGACCGGCCGTTCGCTCTCGTCCGGTGATTAGTCGAGCGCGTCGACCGGTGGGGTGGACGCACGCGTCTCGCTGCGAGTCGGGCGCCGGCTCAGCGACGGCGTCATCGAGCGCTTGGTACCTTCTCGATGGTCGGCGCTGGCTTCGACGAGCAGAACCTGGTCTCGCTGACGGACCGCTTCGATGATCCGATCGTGGTCGGCGAGCACCTGCTCGGTCGCGCCGTCGTGACGGAAGTAGAGCGAGTGGTAGAACTCGGACAAGATCCAGAGCCGACGAACCTCGCGGAGCACGAGCCGCAGCGGAGAGCGGTCGAAGATGGCGAAGTGGAATCGTCGGTTCGCCTCGCGGTACTCGTAGAAGCCTGCTTCGGTGCCGAGCTCGCGTAGTTCGTCGTTCACGGCTTCGAGTTCGCCTGGGTCGAGAGCGGCCAGGTCGACGGAGCGGAACAACTCCGCCTCGAGCACCTGACGCATCAGGTAGATCTCACTGAGGTCTTCCACGGTCGGCCGGACGACCGTGTAGCCGGTGTTCGGCCAGTGATCGAGCAGTCCTTCGGTGACGAGCGCGCCGAGTGCCTCGCGCACCGGGATCCGGCTGACGCCGAGCCGGTCGGCGATCTCGCCCTGATTGACCTTCTCGCCGGGGAGGAGTTCGCCGGTGAGGATCATCTTGCGGATCTCGGAGAGACTCGAGTCGGCGTTGTCGCCCTTCCTGTTCGACACTGTCGTCCTCGCTCTCGCGACCCCACCGAGCCTGGGCTTCGTCACCGCTTCTGCTGTCAACATAGCGGTGCCGGGGATGCTGTTCGCTGCCACGGGCCGGGAGTCCACGGTCACTCCCCGGTGAAGACCGGCGGTCGTCGTTCGAGGCTGGCGGCGATGCCCTCCTGGCTGTCCGAGGTTTGCCACAGGCGGGCCTGCTCGGTCTGCTCTCGGCGCAAGGCTTGCTCGACCTCGGCGACGAGCGGGCCTCGGAGTGTCGCTCGCAT contains:
- a CDS encoding extracellular solute-binding protein, which encodes MREQRRTRRFAALALAATVVLAACGDDDDSDADDEPATEESTDEPATDDEPADEPAADDEPAAEPAGDDEEASGDDAVIPVWIAFEDYRLDWTNEVAAAFNEQVDGYSVEITGFASYNDAFDAAIQAINSGEPPAVVHFFEAATQEARDALAGNGEPVFADLEAIIDGRTEVAGVPVVLDDVVASAATYYQLDGSYTSMPWNTSSAIMFLNRTLLDAAGVEGTPATWQELEAACEAFMASDAATDSCVTWPNHSWFVEQDIALQGELLANNDNGRSGRADEVFIDSDAMVDYVTWWKGMADQGYYTYTGTQRDWGGTYDLFAAQNVPFLLYSSSDTTALTDEGANGGFEVEAAFLPRNGEATGGGALIGGATNWVINGLDETTQDGAIAWVNFLSNPENAASWHQTTGYIPITETAVSNLEAEGYFDENPNQRIASEQLAASPDTPATTGALVGNFVAIRDVITESIESVLVNGDDPAEAMAAAQEDAQALLDEYNLLFADG
- a CDS encoding carbohydrate ABC transporter permease, which codes for MPLPALFAILVAALVGAAVVARSGTRSLPLRALAGALGGGLGALAVSAPIDFCTFSDEYETKDYVFGLVLMAAGAAAGIAAARAAMAPERKPDTNATSHSVWRNWWMPWLLLSPTLAVLVVFLYWPAIETIRYSTKLARLSNPKQVDRCVYNFTELIGPSRPWLALVLAGLGMVGIAAGVLLDRQGRRVARSARTIVSAVSAISLFAALAFIFTDDYRQVYVVTMIISVGTVVGGLVISLGIAFIAYQPIRGASVYRTLLIWPYAISPPIAGLLFFVIFDANTGIIDHWTTTLLDTGLADYRTTPVLAQLVVIIASIWKTLGYNLLFYVAGLQTIPPDQVEAAMIDGASAWQRFRYVVIPALSPITFFLIVTNLTYAFFETYGTIDYLTKGGPAGATNVAMYEIIQVFNTGGDLGRGSAQSMILFAGVVGLTMWQFRSTGRRVTYG
- a CDS encoding carbohydrate ABC transporter permease; the protein is MAETAPTASTTGPTHGGTASAFVAPSPRRRRKGAPGQQPHWYTHAILIVIVLIVGFPLAYAMLVSTQTNQEYFAHQLTPGSALRDNFDTVWNQRDIGLYMRTSLIQSVIIAAGKSITAVLAGMAFVYFNFNLKGPVFWFVLVTLMMPTEISILALFEIVSGFGWTNSMLAITVPFLASATGAFLFRQHFLSIPAELSEAARIDGAGPIRFLWAILLPLSWNVFGALAVIQFLYSWNMYLWPSLIIRDDDAQTVQIGLGALQNVGGGLSYGPLMLGAVLASIPPTIVFILLQKTFLKGFAITAGK
- the eutC gene encoding ethanolamine ammonia-lyase subunit EutC produces the protein MSAPDDDRDRLEPADRPAIVTNDPWRRLDRFTDARIGLGRAGVSLPTNRTLEFQLAHARAKDAVHLPLDADALVDRLAGIEPTVNRPIRRLHSMAVDRTSYLQRPDLGRRLDAASRDALMAIGAPAASLAIVVVDGLSSLAVQQHAAPMVDALVGLLADAGSDPNAHGSWTLAPVCIVEQGRVAIGDEVGALLDARAVVVLIGERPGLSSPDSLGIYLTWGPRVGLSDANRNCISNIRPGGLDFGTAAERLLHLLVGARHLGRTGVDLKDRSGDEPLSSGPGIGNFLIS
- a CDS encoding ethanolamine ammonia-lyase subunit EutB, translated to MSRAYRSTLGRRSHHFASLAELMAKATPARSGDRLAGVAADTAEERVAAQLCLADVPLATFLEDMLVPYEHDEITRLIVDDHDPIAFEPIAHFSVGDFRNWLLSDLATPDALARVRTGVTPEMAAAVSKLMRNQDLILAAHKCEVVTSFRNTIGLNGRLSTRLQPNHPTDDVTGVAASILDGLLYGSGDAVIGINPATDNVTQSMKLLQLMDDVISEYEIPTQSCVLAHVTTTLECIERGAPVDLVFQSIAGTQAANTGFGVSLDLLAEAHDAARSLGRGTVGNNVMYFETGQGSALSAGAHHGLDQQTCEVRAYAVARKFDPLLVNTVVGFIGPEYLFDGKEIIRAGLEDHFCGKLLGLPMGCDICYTNHAEADQNDMDNLLTLLGVAGCNFIMGIPGSDDIMLNYQTTSFHDALYARRVLGLAPAPEFAAWLEAMNVFADVERPVLSTTMSDRFARSLRQATGSDR
- a CDS encoding GntR family transcriptional regulator — its product is MSNRKGDNADSSLSEIRKMILTGELLPGEKVNQGEIADRLGVSRIPVREALGALVTEGLLDHWPNTGYTVVRPTVEDLSEIYLMRQVLEAELFRSVDLAALDPGELEAVNDELRELGTEAGFYEYREANRRFHFAIFDRSPLRLVLREVRRLWILSEFYHSLYFRHDGATEQVLADHDRIIEAVRQRDQVLLVEASADHREGTKRSMTPSLSRRPTRSETRASTPPVDALD